In Kitasatospora gansuensis, a genomic segment contains:
- a CDS encoding TldD/PmbA family protein: MPPTPSTGRTQGRAVDPLFLAYPLRTLADAALGRATQLGAAHADFRLERVRSAAWRLRDARPSGSSDSVQLGFAVRVLLDGAWGFAAGVDLTPEAAVKVAEQAVAVARLSGGISRAAGGTDLVELAEEPVHADATWVSSYEINPFDVPDAEKTALLAEWSNRLLAADGVSHVSASLLTVQENKFYADTAGTTTTQQRIRLHPTLDATSVDERTGAFDSMRTIAPPVGRGWEYLLGTGWDWNAELAELPGLLAEKMKAPSVQAGRYDLVIDPSNLWLTIHESIGHATELDRALGYEAAYAGTSFATFDKLGSLKYGSELMHVTGDRTAEHGLSTIGYDDEGVATQSWDLVKDGVLTGYQLDRAMARLKGLGRSNGCAYADSPGHVPVQRMANVSLQPAADGPSTEGLFAQVENGLYIVGDRSWSIDMQRYNFQFTGQRAYAIKNGQLAGQVKDFAYQATTTDFWGSMSAVGGPETYVLGGAFNCGKAQPGQVAAVSHGCPSALFRDVNVLNTQQEAGH, encoded by the coding sequence ATGCCCCCGACGCCCAGCACAGGCCGTACCCAAGGCCGTGCCGTCGATCCGCTGTTCCTCGCGTACCCGCTGCGCACCCTCGCCGACGCCGCCCTGGGCCGGGCGACGCAGTTGGGCGCCGCCCACGCCGACTTCCGGCTGGAGCGGGTCCGCAGCGCCGCCTGGCGGCTGCGGGACGCCCGGCCGTCCGGCTCCTCCGACAGCGTCCAGCTGGGCTTCGCGGTCCGGGTGCTGCTGGACGGCGCCTGGGGCTTCGCGGCCGGCGTGGACCTCACCCCGGAGGCGGCCGTCAAGGTCGCCGAGCAGGCCGTCGCGGTGGCCCGGCTGTCCGGCGGGATCAGCCGGGCGGCCGGCGGCACCGACCTGGTCGAGCTGGCCGAGGAGCCGGTGCACGCGGACGCCACCTGGGTCTCCTCGTACGAGATCAACCCGTTCGACGTGCCGGACGCGGAGAAGACCGCGCTGCTGGCCGAGTGGAGCAACCGCCTGCTGGCCGCCGACGGGGTGTCACACGTCAGCGCGAGCCTGCTGACGGTGCAGGAGAACAAGTTCTACGCGGACACCGCGGGCACCACCACCACCCAGCAGCGGATCCGGCTGCACCCGACCCTGGACGCCACCTCGGTGGACGAGCGGACGGGTGCCTTCGACTCGATGCGCACCATCGCCCCGCCGGTCGGCCGCGGCTGGGAGTACCTGCTCGGCACCGGCTGGGACTGGAACGCCGAACTCGCCGAGCTGCCCGGCCTGTTGGCCGAGAAGATGAAGGCGCCGAGCGTCCAGGCGGGCCGCTACGACCTGGTGATCGACCCGTCCAACCTCTGGCTGACCATCCACGAGTCGATCGGCCACGCCACCGAGCTGGACCGCGCGCTCGGCTACGAGGCCGCGTACGCGGGCACCTCGTTCGCCACCTTCGACAAGCTCGGCTCGCTCAAGTACGGCTCCGAGCTGATGCACGTCACCGGCGACCGCACCGCCGAGCACGGCCTGTCCACCATCGGCTACGACGACGAGGGCGTGGCCACCCAGAGCTGGGACCTGGTCAAGGACGGTGTCCTGACGGGCTACCAGCTCGACCGGGCGATGGCCAGGCTGAAGGGCCTGGGCCGCTCCAACGGCTGCGCGTACGCGGACTCCCCCGGGCACGTCCCGGTGCAGCGGATGGCCAACGTCTCGCTCCAGCCGGCCGCCGACGGGCCGAGCACCGAGGGCCTGTTCGCCCAGGTGGAGAACGGCCTGTACATCGTCGGCGACCGCTCCTGGTCGATCGACATGCAGCGGTACAACTTCCAGTTCACCGGCCAGCGCGCCTACGCCATCAAGAACGGGCAACTGGCGGGCCAGGTCAAGGACTTCGCCTACCAGGCCACCACCACCGACTTCTGGGGCTCGATGAGCGCCGTCGGCGGCCCCGAGACCTATGTGCTCGGCGGTGCCTTCAACTGCGGAAAGGCCCAGCCGGGCCAGGTCGCGGCGGTCAGCCACGGTTGCCCGTCCGCGCTGTTCCGCGACGTCAACGTGCTCAACACGCAGCAGGAGGCGGGTCACTGA
- the serB gene encoding phosphoserine phosphatase SerB — translation MNAAPLPPLPRSYDDERTLLVKVFGKDRPGITAGLFSTLGDFGVDVIDIEQMVTRGRITLCALVATPAGGPGAEGALRSTVHRWAEELKLQAEIISGTGDNRPRREGRSHVTVLGHPLTATAVAALTNRITEAGGNIDRVFRLAKYPVTAVELAVSGVATEELRAVLALEAAAQQVDIAVVRAGLERRAKRLVVMDVDSTLIQDEVIELFAAHAGCEQEVAEVTAAAMRGELDFAESLRARVALLAGLDASVTEKVRAEVRFTPGARTLVRTLRRLGFQVAIVSGGFTQVTDHLVEQLGLDFAAANTLEVVDGKFTGRVTGEIVDRAGKARWLERFAEQAKVPLEQTVAIGDGANDLDMLNAAGLGVAFNAKPVVREAADTAVNVPFLDTVLYLLGITREEVEAADELDGTPTDE, via the coding sequence ATGAACGCTGCGCCCCTCCCCCCGCTGCCCCGGTCGTACGACGACGAGCGCACCTTGCTGGTCAAGGTCTTCGGCAAGGACCGCCCCGGTATCACCGCAGGGCTGTTCAGCACGCTCGGTGACTTCGGTGTGGACGTGATCGACATTGAGCAGATGGTCACCCGTGGCCGGATAACGCTGTGCGCCCTGGTGGCCACCCCGGCCGGCGGGCCCGGCGCGGAGGGCGCGCTGCGTTCCACCGTGCACCGCTGGGCGGAGGAGCTGAAGCTCCAGGCCGAGATCATCTCCGGCACCGGTGACAACCGGCCGCGCCGCGAGGGCCGCTCGCACGTCACGGTGCTCGGGCACCCGCTGACCGCCACCGCCGTCGCCGCCCTGACCAACCGGATCACCGAGGCGGGCGGCAACATCGACCGCGTCTTCCGGCTGGCCAAGTACCCGGTGACCGCGGTCGAACTGGCCGTCTCCGGCGTGGCGACCGAGGAGCTGCGGGCGGTGCTGGCCCTGGAGGCCGCCGCCCAGCAGGTGGACATCGCGGTGGTCCGGGCCGGGCTTGAGCGCCGGGCCAAGCGGCTGGTGGTGATGGACGTCGACTCGACCCTGATCCAGGACGAGGTGATCGAGCTGTTCGCCGCCCACGCGGGCTGCGAGCAGGAGGTCGCCGAGGTGACCGCCGCCGCGATGCGCGGCGAGCTGGACTTCGCCGAGTCGCTGCGCGCCCGGGTGGCCCTGCTGGCCGGTCTGGACGCCTCGGTGACCGAGAAGGTCCGAGCCGAGGTCCGGTTCACCCCGGGGGCCCGCACCCTGGTCCGTACGCTGCGCCGGCTGGGCTTCCAGGTGGCCATCGTCTCCGGCGGCTTCACCCAGGTCACCGACCACCTGGTCGAGCAGCTCGGGCTGGACTTCGCCGCCGCCAACACCCTCGAGGTGGTGGACGGCAAGTTCACCGGCCGGGTCACCGGCGAGATCGTCGACCGGGCCGGCAAGGCCCGCTGGCTGGAGCGCTTCGCCGAGCAGGCCAAGGTCCCGCTGGAGCAGACGGTCGCGATCGGCGACGGCGCCAACGACCTCGACATGCTGAACGCGGCCGGCCTCGGCGTCGCCTTCAACGCCAAGCCGGTGGTCCGCGAGGCCGCCGACACCGCGGTCAACGTCCCCTTCCTGGACACCGTCCTCTACCTGCTCGGCATCACCCGCGAAGAGGTCGAGGCCGCCGACGAGCTGGACGGCACCCCGACCGACGAGTAG
- the fabG gene encoding 3-oxoacyl-[acyl-carrier-protein] reductase, which produces MSRSVLVTGGNRGIGLAIALAFAEAGDKVAITSRSGELPEELAKHQAIAVRCDINDAAQVDAAFTEIEAANGPVEVLVANAGITKDTLLLRMTEEDFTSVLDTNLTGTFRVVKRASAKMMRARKGRVVLISSVVGLLGSPGQANYAASKSGLIGFARSLARELGPRNITVNVVSPGFVDTDMTAVLSEERRKEIVSGVPLGRYAAPAEVASAVRFLSSDEAAYITGAVIPVDGGLGMGH; this is translated from the coding sequence GTGAGCCGCTCGGTTCTCGTCACCGGAGGTAACCGGGGCATCGGCCTCGCGATCGCCCTGGCCTTCGCCGAGGCGGGCGACAAGGTCGCCATCACCAGCCGCTCCGGCGAGCTGCCCGAGGAGCTGGCCAAGCACCAGGCCATCGCCGTCCGCTGCGACATCAACGACGCCGCGCAGGTGGACGCCGCCTTCACCGAGATCGAGGCCGCCAACGGCCCGGTCGAGGTCCTGGTCGCCAACGCGGGGATCACCAAGGACACCCTGCTGCTCCGGATGACGGAGGAGGACTTCACCTCCGTCCTGGACACCAACCTCACCGGGACCTTCCGGGTGGTCAAGCGGGCCTCGGCCAAGATGATGCGGGCCCGGAAGGGCCGCGTCGTGCTGATCTCCTCGGTGGTCGGCCTGCTCGGCTCGCCCGGCCAGGCGAACTACGCCGCCTCCAAGTCCGGCCTGATCGGCTTCGCCCGCTCGCTGGCCCGGGAGCTCGGCCCCCGCAACATCACCGTCAACGTGGTCTCTCCCGGCTTCGTGGACACCGACATGACCGCGGTGCTCAGCGAGGAGCGCCGCAAGGAGATCGTCTCGGGCGTGCCGCTCGGCCGTTACGCCGCGCCCGCCGAGGTCGCGTCCGCGGTGCGCTTCCTCTCCTCCGACGAGGCCGCATACATCACCGGAGCCGTCATTCCCGTCGACGGCGGATTGGGCATGGGTCACTGA
- a CDS encoding CynX/NimT family MFS transporter, producing the protein MGRMSTAAETTTTPTIAPAAGPAHPVRRHLGWLLAVAVAVAALNLRPVVTSLGPLLDQVRVDLHMSGTVAGLLTAVPSLCFALFGLAAPALSRRFGPTVVVTAGMAAIALGVLARSFSGGTAVFLLLTAVALAGVAVSNVLIPVVIKRYFPDRVGPMIGLYSMALSVGTAAAAAATVPLTKALGGNWREGLGSWGLLAVAGLLVWLVTLFLRRDRSGKAEAPAAAAKLPILRSRTAWALAVFLGLQATSAYATMGWLPTIYQDAGVSAGSSGGLLALVMVISVPASFILPNLAVRRGDQGLFVVVLALCGIAGYTGLAFAAGTVSWLWACLVGLSMCAFPLALTMIGLRARTPGGVAQLSAFAQSLGYLISIPGPILVGTIYQATGQWYLPLGFLALLLIPQMAVGLRAGQARHIEDEA; encoded by the coding sequence ATGGGGCGCATGTCCACCGCAGCAGAGACCACCACCACCCCGACCATCGCACCCGCCGCCGGTCCGGCCCACCCGGTCCGCAGACACCTCGGCTGGCTGCTCGCGGTGGCCGTCGCGGTGGCCGCGCTCAACCTGCGCCCGGTGGTCACCAGCCTCGGCCCGCTGCTCGACCAGGTCAGGGTGGACCTGCACATGAGCGGCACGGTGGCCGGGCTGCTCACCGCGGTGCCCTCGCTCTGCTTCGCGCTGTTCGGTCTGGCCGCCCCGGCGCTGTCCCGCCGGTTCGGGCCGACGGTGGTGGTCACCGCCGGGATGGCGGCGATCGCGCTCGGCGTGCTGGCCCGCTCGTTCAGCGGGGGCACGGCGGTCTTCCTGCTGCTGACCGCCGTCGCGCTGGCCGGGGTCGCGGTCTCCAACGTGCTGATCCCGGTGGTGATCAAGCGGTACTTCCCGGACCGGGTCGGCCCGATGATCGGCCTGTACTCGATGGCGCTCTCGGTCGGCACCGCCGCCGCGGCCGCCGCCACCGTCCCGCTGACCAAGGCGCTCGGCGGCAACTGGCGCGAGGGTCTCGGCAGTTGGGGCCTGCTCGCGGTGGCCGGGCTGCTGGTCTGGCTGGTCACCCTGTTCCTCCGGCGGGACCGCTCCGGCAAGGCCGAGGCGCCCGCCGCGGCCGCCAAGCTGCCGATCCTGCGCAGCCGGACGGCCTGGGCACTGGCCGTCTTCCTCGGCCTGCAGGCCACCAGCGCGTACGCCACCATGGGCTGGCTGCCCACCATCTACCAGGACGCCGGGGTCTCGGCCGGCAGCTCGGGGGGGCTGCTCGCGCTGGTGATGGTGATCAGCGTGCCCGCCTCGTTCATCCTGCCCAACCTCGCCGTCCGGCGCGGTGACCAGGGCCTCTTCGTGGTCGTGCTGGCCCTGTGCGGCATCGCCGGTTACACCGGCCTGGCCTTCGCCGCCGGCACCGTCTCCTGGCTCTGGGCCTGCCTGGTCGGCCTGTCGATGTGCGCCTTCCCGCTCGCCCTCACCATGATCGGCCTGCGCGCCCGGACCCCGGGCGGGGTCGCCCAGCTCTCCGCCTTCGCGCAGAGCCTCGGCTACCTGATCTCCATCCCGGGCCCGATCCTGGTCGGCACCATCTACCAGGCCACCGGGCAGTGGTACCTGCCGCTCGGCTTCCTGGCCCTGCTGCTGATCCCGCAGATGGCCGTCGGCCTGCGGGCCGGCCAGGCCAGGCACATCGAGGACGAAGCCTGA
- a CDS encoding SixA phosphatase family protein, with amino-acid sequence MSADTPRRITVLRHAKADWPNGVDDHERPLADRGRLQAPDAGRWLTDSGINPDYVLCSTSLRTRETWKLAVHELPKRPRKTVYEDRVYEASPGEIIAVLQETPEEYRDLILIGHNPGVLGLTQILAGDQGDPDALTRLRNGGFPTAAIAVLSFPGGWKSVEPGVASLDTFHTPHED; translated from the coding sequence ATGAGCGCCGACACCCCACGAAGGATCACCGTTCTCCGCCACGCCAAGGCCGACTGGCCGAACGGAGTGGACGACCACGAGCGGCCGCTGGCCGACCGCGGCCGTCTCCAGGCCCCGGACGCCGGTCGCTGGCTGACCGACTCCGGCATCAATCCCGACTACGTGCTCTGCTCCACCTCGCTGCGGACCAGGGAGACCTGGAAGCTCGCCGTGCACGAGCTGCCCAAGCGTCCGCGGAAGACCGTGTACGAGGACCGGGTCTACGAGGCCAGCCCGGGCGAGATCATCGCGGTGCTGCAGGAGACCCCGGAGGAGTACCGGGACCTCATCCTGATCGGGCACAACCCCGGCGTGCTCGGCCTGACCCAGATCCTGGCCGGCGACCAGGGCGACCCGGACGCCCTCACCCGGCTGCGGAACGGCGGCTTCCCGACCGCCGCCATCGCGGTGCTGAGCTTCCCCGGCGGCTGGAAGTCCGTCGAGCCCGGCGTCGCCAGCCTGGACACCTTCCACACCCCGCACGAGGACTGA
- a CDS encoding SGM_5486 family transporter-associated protein — MPVLEPNPPDGQKKLLQLLGVILGIVVLVGVVASVAGSLG; from the coding sequence ATGCCCGTACTCGAACCGAACCCCCCGGACGGCCAGAAGAAGCTGCTCCAGCTGCTCGGCGTCATCCTCGGCATCGTGGTGCTGGTCGGCGTCGTCGCCAGCGTCGCCGGCAGCCTCGGCTGA
- a CDS encoding FadR/GntR family transcriptional regulator: MALSTTRRTPLSDQVIAQLRAQITSGEWPVGSRIPTEAALVEQLGVARNTVREAVRALAHNGLLDIRQGSGTYVLATSELAGVMHRRFADADQDQVAELRSMLETSAAGLAAVRRTTRDLELLETALARREAAWHSGVAEDFVQADAAFHQAVVAAAHNDVIAAVYADLGEVLRAHLRHDVGPELIADRYVGHGGILDAVRDRDAARASVEAGRAIGVCGD, encoded by the coding sequence ATGGCACTGTCGACCACCCGCCGCACCCCGCTCTCCGACCAGGTGATCGCCCAGCTCCGGGCCCAGATCACCTCCGGCGAGTGGCCGGTCGGCTCACGGATCCCCACCGAGGCGGCCCTGGTCGAACAGCTCGGGGTGGCCCGCAACACCGTCCGGGAGGCCGTCCGGGCGCTGGCCCACAACGGGCTGCTGGACATCCGGCAGGGTTCCGGCACGTATGTGCTGGCCACCAGCGAGCTGGCCGGGGTGATGCACCGCCGGTTCGCCGACGCCGACCAGGACCAGGTCGCCGAGCTGCGCTCGATGCTGGAGACCTCGGCGGCCGGGCTGGCCGCCGTCCGCCGCACCACGCGCGACCTGGAGCTGCTGGAGACCGCGCTGGCCCGCCGCGAGGCGGCCTGGCACTCCGGGGTGGCCGAGGACTTCGTCCAGGCCGACGCCGCCTTCCACCAGGCCGTGGTGGCGGCCGCCCACAACGACGTGATCGCGGCGGTGTACGCGGACCTCGGCGAGGTGCTGCGGGCCCACCTGCGGCACGACGTCGGCCCCGAGCTGATCGCGGACCGGTACGTCGGCCACGGCGGCATCCTGGACGCCGTCCGGGACCGGGACGCCGCCCGGGCCTCGGTCGAGGCGGGCCGGGCGATCGGCGTGTGCGGCGACTGA
- a CDS encoding FHA domain-containing protein, with product MPELVVEIDGQQQALDPGRSYLIGRDPAADLRFEDARVSWRHATLARREGGWLLTDQGSTNGTFAQGVRTREVPLVPGTEIRLGSAASGPRLVFRAPVAAPVPTTPVLPPVPWHAAVTGGSTPSPFPAAAFPAAAFPQQRDRSAPTVIRSLSPTVRTIRIGRALDNDVVLPDLQISRHHAELRQLPDGRWEIVDLGSHNGIFLNGQPVYRALVGEQDRLTVGRSSFALIGGQLQEYVDDGAVTFSARHLSVQVPHRGGPRTLLRDVGFTVPEKSLVAVVGPSGSGKSTLLRALTGYRPADQGQVLYDGRDLYRQFAELRSRIGLVPQSEIMHRELTVRTALRYAAELRFPSDTEAAERERRIDEVLYELRLDQRADSRISTLSGGQQKRVSVALELLTKPSLIFLDEPTSGLDPGMDREVMQTLRKLADDGRTILVVTHSVAELALCDRLLVLAPGGSVAYFGPPDEALYFFGYQSWADVFQAFENHPDHDWAGRYRGSPHHQEYSADSAATPLPVLPVDRPRTEPPKPQRWRSQLWTLVRRYLTVIGADRGFLALSLLLPLVLGGVSALIPDNCGLVDCAGPAQNPGARMILLVLAVGACLAGAANSVRELIKERPIYERERATGLSRSAYLMSKVTVLGAVSVVQGGLISAVGFGFRELPDRGLLITGAPAVEMAVGLTLLGFVSMMVGLVISALVRTAEKTMPLLVMFTIVQLVFTGAVFQVYDEPGLEQFAWLMPARWGVAAAGNTLDLAGISPVAAGTDQLWTHSAGILILNWLVLLAFAGLLGLLVNRLQRRHEPEVMQRG from the coding sequence GTGCCGGAACTCGTGGTGGAGATCGACGGGCAGCAGCAGGCCCTCGACCCTGGCCGCAGCTATCTGATCGGCCGTGACCCGGCGGCGGACCTCCGCTTCGAGGACGCCCGGGTGTCCTGGCGGCACGCCACCCTGGCCCGGCGCGAGGGCGGCTGGCTGCTCACCGACCAGGGCAGCACCAACGGCACCTTCGCCCAGGGCGTCCGGACCCGGGAGGTGCCGCTGGTGCCGGGCACCGAGATCCGGCTCGGCAGCGCCGCCAGCGGCCCCCGGCTGGTCTTCCGGGCCCCGGTCGCCGCCCCGGTGCCGACCACGCCGGTGCTGCCGCCGGTGCCGTGGCACGCCGCCGTCACCGGGGGCAGCACGCCCAGCCCGTTCCCGGCCGCGGCTTTCCCCGCCGCCGCCTTCCCGCAGCAGCGGGACCGCTCCGCGCCGACCGTGATCCGCAGCCTGTCGCCCACGGTCCGGACCATCCGGATCGGCCGGGCGCTGGACAACGACGTGGTGCTGCCCGACCTGCAGATCTCCCGGCACCACGCCGAGCTGCGCCAACTCCCGGACGGCCGTTGGGAGATCGTCGACCTGGGCAGCCACAACGGGATCTTCCTGAACGGCCAGCCGGTGTACCGCGCGCTGGTCGGCGAGCAGGACCGGCTGACCGTCGGCCGCTCCAGCTTCGCGCTGATCGGCGGCCAGCTCCAGGAGTACGTGGACGACGGCGCGGTCACCTTCTCGGCCCGGCACCTGAGCGTCCAGGTCCCGCACCGGGGCGGCCCGCGGACCCTGCTCCGGGACGTCGGCTTCACCGTCCCGGAGAAGTCACTGGTCGCCGTGGTCGGCCCGTCCGGCTCCGGCAAGTCCACCCTGCTGCGCGCGCTGACCGGCTACCGCCCGGCCGACCAGGGCCAGGTGCTGTACGACGGGCGCGACCTCTACCGCCAGTTCGCCGAGCTGCGGTCCCGGATCGGGCTGGTCCCGCAGTCGGAGATCATGCACCGGGAGCTGACGGTCCGTACGGCGCTGCGCTACGCCGCCGAGCTGCGCTTCCCCTCCGACACCGAGGCGGCCGAACGGGAGCGCCGGATCGACGAGGTGCTGTACGAGCTGCGGCTCGACCAGCGCGCCGACAGCCGGATCAGCACCCTCTCCGGCGGTCAGCAGAAGCGGGTCTCGGTCGCCCTCGAACTGCTCACCAAGCCCTCGCTGATCTTCCTGGACGAGCCCACCTCCGGCCTCGACCCGGGCATGGACCGCGAGGTGATGCAGACCCTGCGCAAGCTCGCCGACGACGGCCGCACCATCCTGGTGGTCACCCACTCGGTGGCCGAACTGGCCCTCTGCGACCGGCTGCTGGTGCTCGCCCCGGGCGGTTCGGTGGCCTACTTCGGGCCGCCGGACGAGGCGCTGTACTTCTTCGGCTACCAGAGCTGGGCCGACGTCTTCCAGGCCTTCGAGAACCACCCCGACCACGACTGGGCCGGCCGCTACCGCGGCTCCCCGCACCACCAGGAGTACTCCGCCGACTCGGCCGCCACCCCGCTGCCGGTGCTGCCGGTGGACCGGCCGCGGACCGAGCCGCCCAAGCCGCAGCGCTGGCGCTCCCAGCTGTGGACCCTGGTCCGCCGCTACCTCACGGTGATCGGCGCCGACCGGGGCTTCCTGGCCCTCTCGCTGCTGCTGCCGCTGGTGCTCGGCGGGGTGAGCGCGCTGATCCCCGACAACTGCGGACTGGTCGACTGCGCCGGTCCGGCCCAGAACCCCGGGGCCCGGATGATCCTGCTGGTGCTCGCGGTCGGCGCCTGCCTGGCCGGGGCGGCCAACTCGGTCCGCGAGCTGATCAAGGAACGGCCGATCTACGAACGCGAACGGGCCACCGGGCTGTCCCGCTCGGCCTACCTGATGTCCAAGGTGACCGTGCTCGGCGCGGTCAGCGTGGTGCAGGGCGGGCTGATCTCCGCCGTCGGCTTCGGCTTCCGGGAGCTGCCCGACCGCGGCCTGCTGATCACCGGCGCCCCGGCGGTCGAGATGGCCGTCGGCCTCACCCTGCTCGGCTTCGTCTCGATGATGGTCGGCCTGGTGATCTCCGCCCTGGTCCGGACGGCGGAGAAGACCATGCCGCTGCTGGTGATGTTCACCATCGTCCAGCTGGTCTTCACCGGCGCGGTCTTCCAGGTCTACGACGAGCCGGGCCTCGAGCAGTTCGCCTGGCTGATGCCCGCCCGCTGGGGCGTCGCCGCCGCCGGCAACACCCTCGACCTGGCCGGGATCTCCCCGGTCGCGGCCGGCACCGACCAGCTGTGGACCCACTCGGCCGGGATACTGATCCTCAACTGGCTTGTCCTGCTGGCCTTCGCGGGCCTGCTCGGCCTGTTGGTCAACCGCCTGCAGCGCCGCCACGAACCCGAGGTGATGCAGCGCGGCTAG
- the fabI gene encoding enoyl-ACP reductase FabI yields the protein MSGILEGKRILITGVLMESSIAFHTAKLAQEQGAEIILTAFPRPSLTARIAKKLPKPVETLELDVSSEEQLAGIADQVRAAGLPTLDGIVHSIGFAPQDALGGNFLNTPWESVATAMQVSAFSLKSLTTALLPLMQDGGSVVGLTFDAQYAWPQYDWMGPAKAALESTNRYLARYLGERNIRCNLISAGPIGSMAAKSIPGFPDLAATWDNRSPLKWDLTDPEPTGRGVVALLSDWFPKTTGEIIHVDGGLHAIGA from the coding sequence ATGAGTGGAATTCTCGAGGGCAAGCGCATCCTGATCACGGGTGTGCTGATGGAGTCCTCCATCGCCTTCCACACCGCGAAGCTGGCCCAGGAGCAGGGCGCGGAGATCATCCTCACCGCCTTCCCGCGCCCCAGCCTCACCGCACGGATCGCCAAGAAGCTGCCGAAGCCGGTGGAGACCCTGGAGCTGGACGTCTCCAGCGAGGAGCAGCTGGCCGGCATCGCCGACCAGGTCCGCGCGGCCGGCCTGCCGACCCTGGACGGCATCGTCCACTCGATCGGCTTCGCCCCGCAGGACGCGCTCGGCGGCAACTTCCTGAACACCCCGTGGGAGTCGGTGGCGACCGCGATGCAGGTCTCGGCCTTCTCGCTGAAGTCGCTCACCACGGCGCTGCTCCCGCTGATGCAGGACGGCGGCTCGGTGGTCGGTCTGACCTTCGACGCGCAGTACGCCTGGCCGCAGTACGACTGGATGGGCCCGGCCAAGGCCGCGCTGGAGTCCACCAACCGCTACCTGGCCCGCTACCTCGGCGAGCGCAACATCCGCTGCAACCTGATCTCGGCCGGCCCGATCGGCTCGATGGCCGCGAAGTCCATCCCGGGCTTCCCCGACCTGGCCGCCACCTGGGACAACCGTTCCCCGCTCAAGTGGGACCTCACGGACCCGGAGCCGACCGGTCGTGGCGTGGTCGCGCTGCTGTCGGACTGGTTCCCGAAGACCACCGGCGAGATCATCCACGTCGACGGCGGGCTGCACGCGATCGGCGCCTGA
- a CDS encoding MBL fold metallo-hydrolase gives MSERRPGSRKTLLALAALTAAAGAAAWAFREVPASFGRRPDAADPRVRNSPQFRDGVFHNAPSELARPAPETPVNRDTLRRMLFERQGKPSGPVPLARFDGGARRPAAEGVEITWFGHASALVEVEGSRVLLDPVWSDRCSPSAHIGPKRLHPVPVELEELPQVDAVLISHDHYDHLDMATVQRLTAAQSAPFAVPLGIGGHLRRWGVPEHRIIELDWDETCTLGDLTLTLTSAHHFSGRGTTRNTTLWGSWVIAGPSRKVYYTGDSGYFEGYARIGEQHGPFDAALVQIGAYDQAWADIHMTPEDAVRAHLELRAELLVPVHWCTFDLGLHPWAEPIERLLAEAKQQAVPIAVPRPGQRVDVDNPPELDGWWESVA, from the coding sequence ATGAGCGAGCGACGACCCGGCAGCCGCAAGACCCTGCTGGCACTGGCCGCCCTGACCGCCGCGGCAGGCGCCGCCGCGTGGGCGTTCCGTGAGGTACCCGCTTCTTTCGGCCGTCGGCCGGACGCGGCCGACCCCCGGGTGCGCAACTCCCCGCAGTTCCGGGACGGAGTCTTCCACAACGCCCCCTCCGAGCTGGCCAGGCCCGCCCCGGAGACGCCGGTGAACCGGGACACCCTGCGCCGGATGCTGTTCGAGCGCCAGGGCAAGCCGAGCGGCCCGGTGCCGCTGGCCCGGTTCGACGGCGGTGCCCGCCGGCCGGCCGCCGAGGGGGTGGAGATCACCTGGTTCGGCCACGCCTCGGCGCTGGTCGAGGTGGAGGGCAGCCGGGTGCTGCTCGACCCGGTCTGGAGCGACCGCTGCTCGCCCTCCGCGCACATCGGCCCGAAGCGGCTGCACCCGGTGCCGGTCGAGCTGGAGGAGCTGCCGCAGGTCGACGCGGTGCTGATCTCACACGACCACTACGACCACCTGGACATGGCCACCGTCCAGCGGCTGACGGCCGCTCAGTCCGCCCCGTTCGCGGTGCCGCTGGGCATCGGCGGCCACCTGCGCCGCTGGGGCGTGCCGGAGCACCGGATCATCGAGCTGGACTGGGACGAGACCTGCACGCTCGGCGACCTGACGCTGACGCTCACCTCCGCGCACCACTTCTCCGGCCGGGGCACCACCCGCAACACCACGCTCTGGGGTTCCTGGGTGATCGCCGGGCCGAGCCGCAAGGTCTACTACACCGGCGACTCGGGCTACTTCGAGGGCTACGCGCGGATCGGCGAGCAGCACGGCCCGTTCGACGCCGCGCTGGTCCAGATCGGCGCGTACGACCAGGCCTGGGCGGACATCCACATGACGCCGGAGGACGCCGTCCGGGCCCATCTGGAGCTGCGGGCCGAGCTGCTGGTGCCCGTGCACTGGTGCACCTTCGACCTGGGCCTGCACCCGTGGGCCGAGCCGATCGAGCGGCTGCTCGCGGAGGCCAAGCAGCAGGCGGTGCCGATCGCGGTGCCCCGGCCGGGCCAGCGGGTGGACGTGGACAACCCGCCGGAGCTGGACGGCTGGTGGGAGTCGGTGGCCTGA